The Geodermatophilaceae bacterium NBWT11 genome has a segment encoding these proteins:
- the ilvC gene encoding ketol-acid reductoisomerase — MAAEIFYDDDADLSIIQGRTVAVIGYGSQGHAHSLSLRDSGVDVRVGLLEGSKSRAKAEAEGLRVVTPAEAAAEADLIMILAPDHVQRKLYAESVEPNLQDGDALFFGHGFNIRFGYIKPPSGVDVAMVAPKGPGHLVRREFVDGKGVPCLIAVEQDASGSAQALALSYAKAIGGARAGVIKTTFAEETETDLFGEQAVLCGGMSALVQAGFETLTEAGYQPEIAYFECLHELKLIVDLMYEGGIAKQRWSVSDTAEYGDYTSGPRVVDARVKETMGQVLKDIQDGTWAAAFIADQDAGAPDFTAKRAAAEAHPIEETGRQLRGLMSWVSASDDYTGSAQR; from the coding sequence ATGGCCGCCGAGATCTTCTACGACGACGACGCCGACCTGTCGATCATCCAGGGGCGCACCGTCGCCGTCATCGGCTACGGCAGCCAGGGCCACGCCCACTCGCTGTCGCTGCGCGACTCCGGCGTGGACGTCCGCGTCGGCCTGCTCGAGGGCTCGAAGAGCCGGGCCAAGGCCGAGGCCGAGGGCCTGCGCGTCGTCACCCCCGCCGAGGCGGCCGCCGAGGCCGACCTGATCATGATCCTGGCGCCGGACCACGTGCAGCGGAAGCTCTACGCCGAGTCCGTCGAGCCCAACCTGCAGGACGGCGACGCGCTGTTCTTCGGCCACGGCTTCAACATCCGCTTCGGCTACATCAAGCCCCCGTCCGGTGTCGACGTCGCCATGGTCGCCCCCAAGGGCCCGGGTCACCTGGTCCGCCGCGAGTTCGTCGACGGCAAGGGCGTGCCCTGCCTCATCGCCGTCGAGCAGGACGCCTCCGGCTCGGCCCAGGCCCTGGCGCTGTCCTACGCCAAGGCCATCGGCGGTGCCCGCGCCGGCGTCATCAAGACGACGTTCGCCGAGGAGACCGAGACCGACCTGTTCGGCGAGCAGGCCGTGCTCTGCGGCGGCATGTCCGCCCTGGTGCAGGCCGGGTTCGAGACCCTCACCGAGGCCGGCTACCAGCCCGAGATCGCCTACTTCGAGTGCCTGCACGAGCTCAAGCTGATCGTCGACCTCATGTACGAGGGCGGCATCGCCAAGCAGCGCTGGTCGGTCTCCGACACCGCCGAGTACGGCGACTACACCTCCGGGCCGCGGGTCGTCGACGCCCGCGTCAAGGAGACGATGGGCCAGGTCCTCAAGGACATCCAGGACGGCACCTGGGCCGCGGCCTTCATCGCCGACCAGGACGCCGGTGCGCCGGACTTCACGGCCAAGCGCGCCGCCGCCGAGGCGCACCCGATCGAAGAGACCGGGCGCCAGCTGCGCGGCCTCATGAGCTGGGTCTCCGCCAGCGACGACTACACCGGCAGCGCCCAGCGCTGA
- the ilvN gene encoding acetolactate synthase small subunit has translation MPRHTLSVLVENKSGVLARVSALFSRRGYNIESLAVGPTENPDLSRMTIVVDVESQPLEQITKQLNKLIEVIKIVELDGASVQRELLLVKVRAPLADRAQVLQTAELFRARVIDVNTDTVTLESTGTPEKLQALLAVLAPLGIKEMAQSGTVALGRGPRSMSGAGTLRPVERSA, from the coding sequence ATGCCGAGGCACACGCTGTCGGTGCTGGTCGAGAACAAGTCCGGTGTGCTGGCCCGCGTCTCGGCGCTGTTCAGCCGCCGCGGCTACAACATCGAGTCCCTCGCCGTCGGACCGACCGAGAACCCGGACCTGTCCCGGATGACGATCGTGGTCGACGTCGAGTCCCAGCCGCTGGAGCAGATCACCAAGCAGCTGAACAAGCTCATCGAGGTCATCAAGATCGTCGAGCTGGACGGCGCCTCGGTGCAGCGCGAGCTGCTGCTGGTCAAGGTCCGGGCCCCGCTGGCCGACCGCGCCCAGGTGCTGCAGACCGCCGAGCTGTTCCGGGCCCGGGTGATCGACGTCAACACCGACACCGTCACCCTGGAGTCCACCGGCACCCCCGAGAAGCTGCAGGCGCTGCTCGCCGTCCTCGCCCCGTTGGGGATCAAGGAGATGGCGCAGTCCGGCACCGTGGCCCTGGGCCGCGGCCCACGCTCGATGAGCGGCGCCGGTACGTTGCGCCCCGTCGAGCGCTCCGCCTAG
- a CDS encoding acetolactate synthase large subunit gives MSTTAEAPTAAAAESLAGLETAAGSVAEAAAPATHQPATGITGAQSLVRSLEAVGVEMVFGIPGGAILPLYDPLFDSSVRHVLVRHEQGAGHAATGYAQATGKVGVCMATSGPGATNLVTPLADAYMDSVPIVAITGQVPSGAIGTDAFQEADIRGITMPVTKHNFLVTDAAEIPQRIAEAFHLASTGRPGPVLVDVPKDVLQATTDFSWPPRIDLPGYKPTTRPHGKQVREAAAVVQAARQPVLYVGGGVLKAHASEVLAELAELTGAPVVTTLMARGAFPDSHPQHLGMPGMHGTVTAVTALQKADVLVALGARFDDRVTGQLSTFAPGATVVHADIDPAEIGKNRKADVPIVGDAKETITELVGALRDLQEDQGRPDLSAWWTQLDSWRATYPLGYDLPEDGALSPQYVIERLGAIAGPDAVYCAGVGQHQMWAAQFVKYEKPGTWLNSGGLGTMGYAVPAAMGAKAGRPEATVWAIDGDGCFQMTNQELATCAIEGIPVKVAVINNGNLGMVRQWQTLFYEGRYSNTKLHVQNEDGTRRAGVRIPDFVLLAEALGCVGLRCETAEDVDATIEQAMAINDRPVVIDFTVGSDAQVWPMVAAGASNDEILAARDVRPVFGEGQV, from the coding sequence ATGAGCACCACCGCCGAAGCCCCGACCGCCGCCGCCGCCGAGTCGCTGGCCGGTCTGGAGACCGCAGCCGGCTCGGTGGCCGAGGCCGCCGCCCCCGCCACCCACCAGCCGGCCACCGGCATCACCGGTGCGCAGAGCCTGGTCCGCTCCCTCGAGGCGGTCGGGGTGGAGATGGTCTTCGGCATCCCGGGCGGGGCCATCCTCCCGCTCTACGACCCGCTCTTCGACTCCTCCGTGCGCCACGTCCTGGTCCGCCACGAGCAGGGTGCCGGGCACGCCGCCACCGGGTACGCCCAGGCCACCGGGAAGGTCGGGGTCTGCATGGCCACCTCCGGGCCCGGCGCGACCAACCTGGTGACCCCGCTGGCCGACGCCTACATGGACTCGGTGCCGATCGTGGCCATCACCGGCCAGGTGCCCTCTGGCGCGATCGGGACCGACGCCTTCCAGGAGGCCGACATCCGCGGCATCACGATGCCGGTCACCAAGCACAACTTCCTGGTCACCGATGCCGCCGAGATCCCCCAGCGGATCGCCGAGGCCTTCCACCTGGCCTCCACCGGGCGGCCCGGGCCGGTGCTGGTCGACGTCCCCAAGGACGTCCTGCAGGCCACCACCGACTTCTCCTGGCCGCCGCGCATCGACCTGCCCGGCTACAAGCCGACCACCCGCCCGCACGGCAAGCAGGTCCGCGAGGCCGCGGCTGTCGTCCAGGCCGCGCGGCAGCCGGTGCTCTACGTCGGCGGCGGGGTGCTCAAGGCGCACGCCAGCGAGGTCCTCGCCGAGCTGGCCGAGCTGACCGGGGCCCCCGTCGTCACCACCCTGATGGCCCGCGGCGCGTTCCCCGACAGCCACCCCCAGCACCTGGGCATGCCCGGCATGCACGGCACCGTCACCGCGGTCACCGCCCTGCAGAAGGCCGACGTGCTGGTCGCCCTGGGCGCCCGCTTCGACGACCGGGTCACCGGCCAGCTGTCCACCTTCGCCCCCGGCGCGACCGTGGTGCACGCCGACATCGACCCGGCCGAGATCGGCAAGAACCGCAAGGCCGACGTGCCGATCGTGGGCGACGCGAAGGAGACCATCACCGAGCTGGTCGGCGCGCTGCGGGACCTGCAGGAGGACCAGGGCCGCCCCGACCTGTCCGCCTGGTGGACCCAGCTGGACAGCTGGCGTGCCACCTACCCGCTGGGCTACGACCTGCCCGAGGACGGCGCGCTGTCCCCGCAGTACGTCATCGAGCGGCTGGGTGCGATCGCCGGGCCGGACGCCGTGTACTGCGCCGGGGTCGGCCAGCACCAGATGTGGGCCGCCCAGTTCGTCAAGTACGAGAAGCCGGGCACCTGGCTCAACAGCGGCGGCCTGGGGACGATGGGCTACGCCGTCCCGGCCGCGATGGGCGCCAAGGCCGGTCGGCCCGAGGCCACGGTCTGGGCCATCGACGGCGACGGCTGCTTCCAGATGACCAACCAGGAGCTCGCCACCTGCGCCATCGAGGGCATCCCGGTCAAGGTCGCCGTGATCAACAACGGAAACCTGGGCATGGTCCGGCAGTGGCAGACCCTGTTCTACGAGGGCCGCTACTCCAACACCAAGCTGCACGTGCAGAACGAGGACGGCACCCGCCGGGCCGGCGTGCGCATCCCGGACTTCGTGCTGCTGGCCGAGGCGCTGGGGTGTGTCGGGCTGCGCTGCGAGACCGCCGAGGACGTCGACGCCACGATCGAGCAGGCCATGGCGATCAACGACCGGCCGGTGGTCATCGACTTCACCGTCGGCTCCGACGCCCAGGTGTGGCCGATGGTCGCCGCCGGTGCGAGCAACGACGAGATCCTCGCCGCGCGGGACGTCCGCCCGGTCTTCGGAGAGGGGCAGGTCTGA
- a CDS encoding EAL domain-containing protein, with protein MASRTALPAPTTPDPTAPAGPRVGPLLGALSTVLVVAVVSSLVVPGLADRVLPAGLAVVSAGTGAALLRRIARPGRAGRPWRLLGVALLLVGAGQAVAGVLGVGLNPGRSGPQDLPLVLAVPFVLAGSVALLGGEGPGRWWSRVGSRSWLDAGIVLVAVSVVAAVVVGGALDSSGTAGDPLVAAALPAVGALLAAIGLLTAAVLPAGRRATGSWVTVQWLATAVVAVNGAVAAALDSATLDLLTVVAWAVVLVAVVLGAAADPGPGVPPPRAEAGTQPLSGVLLSWCSASAVGVLLVAGVAAGSPVGLVEGVGALVLLLLTAARSVLWVADGERLTRRLARAEAWFRSLVLDADDVTVVLHRGTRLAWVSDSVQGRLGYGPRELADRAFADLVHPEDAAALSAAVAGEPGPHAFRVRTRAGAWREVEALGGGTDGAAGVEGRVLHLRDVTDRRAAERELQRMAFTDFLTGLPNRARLMAALGVARARAQEGGPASVLLLDLDGFKSVNDVAGHEAGDRLLAEVADELRGLVREPDLVARLGGDEFAVLVRSGLTEAAALAERVVAGLDREHRASAPDGSPDGPVFALSASIGVTELRAEDDVATTLRQADLALRAAKAAGKSCVRSHGDAADAATTRRTRLARDLPQALAAGQLRVDYQPVVGVLERRVLGVEALVRWDHPVLGEVGPDEFVPLAEDDGLIVPLQRWVLDRACGELAALRAGGRDLKLGVNISVRHLQAGCLVADVAQALAASGLPPHRLMIEVTESVLMSEQDRLDSDLQTLHDMGCVVSLDDFGRGYSSFAYLARLPVDVLKMDREFLAGIEHDARGAAVVGSVIALGRQLQIDVVAEGVETPGELAALQELGCRFVQGFLLARPTRAADLAAVVDGFDPEVLRPTERSPSFH; from the coding sequence ATGGCGTCGCGCACCGCGCTGCCGGCACCGACCACCCCCGACCCCACGGCCCCGGCCGGCCCCCGGGTCGGGCCGCTGCTGGGCGCGCTGAGCACCGTCCTGGTGGTCGCCGTCGTGTCCAGCCTGGTCGTCCCCGGTCTCGCCGACCGGGTGCTGCCCGCCGGACTCGCCGTCGTCTCGGCCGGCACCGGCGCGGCCCTGCTGCGCCGGATCGCCCGGCCCGGGCGCGCCGGGCGGCCCTGGCGGTTGCTCGGGGTCGCGCTGCTGCTGGTCGGGGCGGGCCAGGCGGTCGCCGGCGTGCTGGGCGTGGGACTCAACCCGGGCCGCAGCGGTCCGCAGGACCTGCCCCTGGTCCTCGCCGTCCCCTTCGTGCTGGCCGGCAGCGTGGCGCTGCTGGGTGGCGAGGGACCCGGCCGCTGGTGGAGCCGGGTGGGCTCGCGCTCCTGGCTGGACGCCGGGATCGTGCTGGTCGCCGTCTCCGTGGTGGCCGCCGTCGTGGTCGGCGGGGCACTCGACAGCTCCGGCACGGCCGGGGACCCCCTGGTGGCCGCCGCTCTCCCTGCGGTCGGGGCGCTGCTGGCCGCGATCGGGTTGCTCACCGCGGCGGTGCTGCCCGCCGGGCGGCGGGCCACCGGGTCCTGGGTGACCGTGCAGTGGCTGGCCACGGCCGTGGTCGCGGTCAACGGCGCGGTCGCGGCCGCGCTGGACTCGGCCACCCTCGACCTGCTCACCGTCGTGGCCTGGGCCGTCGTGCTCGTCGCGGTGGTGCTCGGCGCGGCTGCCGACCCCGGGCCCGGTGTCCCGCCGCCCCGTGCGGAGGCGGGCACCCAACCGCTGTCCGGGGTGCTGCTGAGCTGGTGCTCGGCGTCGGCCGTGGGGGTGCTGCTCGTCGCCGGGGTGGCCGCCGGGAGCCCGGTGGGTCTCGTCGAGGGCGTCGGAGCGCTGGTGTTGCTGCTGCTGACCGCGGCCCGGAGCGTGCTGTGGGTGGCCGACGGTGAGCGGCTGACCCGTCGGCTGGCCCGGGCCGAGGCCTGGTTCCGCTCGCTCGTGCTCGACGCCGACGACGTGACCGTGGTCCTGCACCGCGGCACCCGGCTGGCCTGGGTGTCGGACTCCGTGCAGGGCCGGCTGGGCTACGGGCCCCGAGAGCTCGCCGACCGGGCGTTCGCGGACCTCGTGCACCCCGAGGACGCCGCCGCGCTGTCGGCCGCGGTGGCCGGGGAGCCCGGCCCGCACGCCTTCCGGGTGCGCACCCGGGCCGGCGCCTGGCGTGAGGTCGAGGCCCTCGGTGGGGGCACCGACGGCGCGGCGGGTGTCGAGGGCCGGGTGCTGCACCTGCGCGACGTCACCGACCGCCGGGCCGCCGAACGCGAGCTGCAGCGGATGGCGTTCACCGACTTCCTGACCGGGCTGCCCAACCGGGCCCGGCTGATGGCCGCCCTCGGTGTGGCCCGGGCCCGCGCGCAGGAGGGCGGCCCGGCCAGCGTGCTGCTGCTGGACCTCGACGGCTTCAAGTCCGTCAACGACGTCGCCGGGCACGAGGCGGGGGACCGGCTGCTGGCCGAGGTGGCCGACGAGCTGCGCGGGCTGGTCCGCGAGCCCGACCTGGTGGCCCGCCTCGGTGGGGACGAGTTCGCCGTCCTGGTCCGGTCGGGGCTGACCGAGGCGGCCGCGCTGGCCGAGCGGGTCGTCGCCGGGCTGGACCGCGAGCACCGTGCCTCGGCGCCCGACGGGTCACCGGACGGTCCGGTGTTCGCGCTGTCGGCCAGCATCGGGGTCACCGAGCTGCGTGCCGAGGACGACGTCGCGACCACCCTGCGTCAGGCCGACCTGGCGCTGCGGGCGGCCAAGGCCGCCGGCAAGAGCTGCGTCCGCAGCCACGGCGACGCCGCGGACGCCGCCACCACCCGGCGCACCCGGCTCGCCCGGGACCTCCCGCAGGCCCTGGCCGCGGGCCAGCTGCGGGTGGACTACCAGCCCGTGGTCGGGGTGCTCGAGCGCCGGGTGCTCGGCGTGGAGGCGCTCGTCCGCTGGGACCATCCCGTGCTGGGGGAGGTCGGGCCCGACGAGTTCGTGCCGCTGGCCGAGGACGACGGGCTGATCGTGCCGCTGCAGCGCTGGGTGCTCGACCGGGCCTGCGGCGAGCTGGCCGCGCTCCGGGCCGGGGGGCGCGACCTCAAGCTGGGCGTGAACATCAGCGTGCGGCACCTGCAGGCGGGCTGTCTGGTGGCCGACGTCGCCCAGGCGCTGGCCGCCTCCGGGCTGCCCCCGCACCGGCTGATGATCGAGGTGACCGAGTCGGTGCTGATGAGCGAGCAGGACCGGCTCGACAGCGACCTGCAGACCCTGCACGACATGGGCTGCGTGGTGTCCCTGGACGACTTCGGGCGGGGCTACTCCTCCTTCGCCTACCTGGCCCGGCTGCCGGTGGACGTGCTCAAGATGGACCGGGAGTTCCTCGCCGGCATCGAGCACGACGCCCGCGGCGCGGCCGTCGTGGGCAGCGTCATCGCCCTCGGGCGGCAGCTGCAGATCGACGTCGTCGCCGAGGGCGTGGAGACGCCGGGGGAGCTGGCCGCGCTGCAGGAGCTGGGCTGCCGGTTCGTGCAGGGGTTCCTGCTCGCCCGCCCGACCCGGGCCGCCGATCTCGCCGCGGTGGTGGACGGCTTCGACCCCGAGGTCCTGCGTCCCACGGAACGGTCGCCGTCGTTCCACTGA
- a CDS encoding EAL domain-containing protein has translation MDHLRRGAAPLGLASLVLLAGVLALPAEDRRFAAAALVAAVTALTGLLLLRRGGVGAARGWRTLGVALLVGLATAGLAELVSGGTGQVDAWRTAASVPAHLLGAFGVLVLLGRGRLRAGGARLLTEIALFCTAAFVLGQVLVVSPLAADLDTTSRVALEASCLAATVLLGAGLTLATAADATRRVTGALVLAALVTLTVGDALGALGSEAPFTGTALAARALLLVGATLLLAASAADPGRDDGDGDDDAAPGDQHRLTDRLTMAGHLLPHVVVVVAAVLLLGSALLGHPPTGAALVAVALGLVLTAVHRGVSARDEVRVGARLQRSEAWFRSLVRSSSDAVLVLDADLTVTWAAPALAGPAERSGLPLTGAPVLDRVHPQDVDAVRAWLTDPAVPVGRLTGLRSFRLPGADGTWRVLEVGITDLRADADVAALVLQCRDITARLDTEDELRSLAFSDPVTGLPNRAAHVRALTEELREVGDTPGVALLLFEVEGLAEARENVGRDVVDVSLVEVGRRLRATVRGDDQVARVGPELFAVLAHGVDGEPDLVAARCLSVVEQPVTTELGLVDLSAAVGLVPLAAGDTPAGVIDRAELAVVAARTAGPGSVRRYDPAMGAARDRRERLREDLVGARARGEFALAWQPIVDLATQRVTGVEALARWRHPSYGELEPEEFIPIAERSGLIGDLQRWVLAEATTAAVALPQPGDTPLKLGINVSAVHVASGTLVGDVSRALQASGLPAERLVIEITESTVLADGMHVETDFAALRLMGVHLALDDFGSGYSSLAHLTRLPVDIIKLDRTFLARLDKDTQTRALCESVIGIGARLGIDVVAEGVETPSQLAVLRSMGCGFAQGFLLSRPLSLPPFVGMLEADAGQLWPGLVGRV, from the coding sequence GTGGATCATCTGCGTCGAGGAGCGGCACCGCTGGGACTGGCGTCCCTGGTGCTGCTCGCCGGCGTCCTCGCCCTCCCGGCCGAGGACCGCCGGTTCGCTGCTGCTGCCCTCGTGGCCGCGGTCACGGCGCTGACCGGTCTGCTCCTGCTGCGCCGCGGCGGGGTCGGCGCGGCCCGCGGGTGGCGCACCCTCGGCGTCGCCCTGCTCGTCGGTCTCGCCACCGCGGGGCTGGCCGAACTGGTCTCCGGCGGCACCGGCCAGGTGGACGCCTGGCGCACCGCGGCCTCGGTCCCCGCCCACCTGCTCGGTGCGTTCGGCGTGCTGGTGCTGCTGGGCCGCGGCCGGCTGCGGGCCGGCGGTGCCCGGCTGCTCACCGAGATCGCCCTGTTCTGCACGGCTGCCTTCGTGCTGGGCCAGGTGCTGGTGGTCAGCCCGCTGGCCGCCGACCTGGACACCACCTCCCGGGTCGCCCTGGAGGCCAGTTGCCTGGCCGCCACGGTCCTCCTGGGCGCCGGACTCACCCTCGCCACCGCCGCCGACGCCACCCGCCGGGTCACCGGTGCCCTGGTGCTGGCCGCCCTGGTCACGCTCACCGTCGGCGACGCCCTCGGCGCGCTGGGCTCCGAGGCCCCCTTCACCGGCACCGCGCTGGCGGCCCGCGCGCTGCTGCTGGTGGGTGCGACGCTCCTCCTGGCCGCCTCGGCGGCCGATCCCGGTCGGGACGACGGGGACGGCGACGACGACGCCGCGCCCGGGGACCAGCACCGGCTCACCGACCGGCTGACCATGGCCGGGCACCTGCTGCCGCACGTGGTCGTCGTCGTGGCCGCGGTCCTGCTGCTGGGCTCCGCCCTGCTCGGCCACCCCCCGACCGGCGCCGCCCTGGTCGCCGTGGCCCTCGGGCTCGTGCTCACCGCCGTGCACCGAGGCGTCTCGGCCCGCGACGAGGTCCGGGTCGGCGCTCGCCTGCAGCGCAGCGAGGCCTGGTTCCGCTCCCTCGTGCGCTCCAGCAGCGACGCCGTCCTGGTGCTCGACGCCGACCTGACCGTCACCTGGGCGGCGCCCGCGCTGGCCGGGCCGGCCGAGCGGTCGGGCCTGCCGCTCACCGGCGCCCCGGTCCTGGACCGGGTGCACCCGCAGGACGTCGACGCCGTCCGCGCCTGGCTCACCGACCCGGCGGTGCCGGTCGGCCGGCTCACCGGCCTGCGCAGCTTCCGGTTGCCCGGCGCCGACGGGACCTGGCGTGTGCTGGAGGTCGGCATCACCGACCTGCGGGCCGACGCCGACGTCGCGGCCCTGGTCCTGCAGTGCCGCGACATCACGGCCCGGTTGGACACCGAGGACGAGCTGCGGTCGCTGGCCTTCAGCGACCCGGTCACGGGCCTGCCCAACCGTGCCGCCCACGTCCGGGCCCTGACCGAGGAGCTCCGCGAGGTGGGGGACACCCCCGGGGTGGCCCTGCTGCTGTTCGAGGTGGAGGGGCTGGCCGAGGCCAGGGAGAACGTGGGCCGCGACGTGGTCGACGTGTCCCTGGTCGAGGTCGGCCGCCGGTTGCGCGCCACCGTCCGCGGTGACGACCAGGTCGCCCGCGTGGGGCCCGAGCTCTTCGCCGTCCTGGCCCACGGGGTGGACGGCGAGCCCGACCTGGTGGCGGCCCGCTGCCTGTCGGTCGTGGAGCAGCCGGTCACCACCGAGCTGGGCCTGGTCGACCTCTCCGCGGCCGTCGGGCTCGTCCCCCTGGCCGCCGGGGACACCCCTGCCGGGGTCATCGACCGGGCCGAGCTGGCCGTCGTCGCCGCCCGGACCGCCGGGCCGGGGTCGGTGCGCCGGTACGACCCGGCCATGGGCGCGGCCCGCGACCGCCGGGAGCGGCTGCGCGAGGACCTCGTCGGCGCCCGGGCCCGCGGTGAGTTCGCGCTGGCCTGGCAGCCCATCGTCGACCTGGCCACCCAGCGGGTGACCGGCGTGGAGGCGCTCGCCCGCTGGCGGCACCCCTCCTACGGCGAGCTCGAGCCCGAGGAGTTCATCCCGATCGCCGAGCGCTCGGGCCTCATCGGGGACCTGCAGCGCTGGGTGCTCGCCGAGGCCACCACCGCCGCGGTCGCCCTGCCCCAGCCCGGGGACACCCCGCTCAAGCTGGGGATCAACGTCTCCGCCGTGCACGTGGCCAGCGGCACCCTCGTCGGGGACGTCTCGCGGGCCCTGCAGGCCAGCGGGCTGCCCGCGGAGCGGCTGGTCATCGAGATCACCGAGTCCACCGTGCTGGCCGACGGCATGCACGTGGAGACCGACTTCGCCGCGCTGCGGCTGATGGGCGTGCACCTGGCCCTGGACGACTTCGGGTCCGGCTACTCCTCGCTGGCCCACCTGACCCGGCTCCCGGTGGACATCATCAAGCTCGACCGCACGTTCCTGGCCCGGTTGGACAAGGACACCCAGACCCGGGCGCTGTGCGAGTCGGTGATCGGCATCGGCGCCCGGCTGGGCATCGACGTCGTCGCCGAGGGCGTCGAGACCCCCAGCCAGCTCGCCGTGCTGCGGTCGATGGGCTGCGGCTTCGCCCAGGGCTTCCTGCTGTCCCGCCCGCTCTCGCTGCCCCCCTTCGTCGGGATGCTGGAGGCCGACGCCGGCCAGCTGTGGCCGGGACTGGTCGGGCGGGTCTGA
- the ilvD gene encoding dihydroxy-acid dehydratase, with the protein MLPDGGSPCGHTIPGVTTVDEPHTSTPAPTHASIKPRSHEVTDGDAKAPARAMLRAVGMGDDDFAKPQIGVASSWNEITPCNLSLDRLAKAVKTGVHEGGGFPLEFGTISVSDGISMGHEGMRASLVSREVIADSVETVVFAERLDGSVLLAGCDKSLPGMLMAAARLDLAAVFLYAGATMPGKLGDRDLTIIDVFEGVGACAAGKITREELTAIEKATCPGEGACGGMYTANTMASAAEALGMSLPGSAAPPAPDKRRDGYAVESGKAVVELLRQGITARDIMTKEAFENAITVVMALGGSTNAVLHLLAIAHEADVDLTLDDFNRIGDKTPHLADVKPFGRFVMTDIDRIGGVPVVMKALLDAGLLHGDCLTVTGRTMAENLAHIGPQDPDGAIIRAMDDPIHKTGGLTVLRGSLSPDGAVVKSAGFDAEVFDGTARVFDGEAGAMAAVTEGTLKHGDVVVIRYEGPRGGPGMREMLAVTGAIKGAGLGKDVLLLTDGRFSGGTTGLCVGHIAPEAADGGPIAFIRDGDRIVLDLAARTLDLHVDADELARRAEGWAPPAPRYTRGVLAKYAKLVGSAAQGAICG; encoded by the coding sequence ATGCTCCCAGACGGCGGGTCGCCGTGCGGGCATACGATCCCGGGCGTGACGACCGTCGACGAACCGCACACCAGCACTCCTGCACCGACGCACGCCTCGATCAAGCCCCGCTCCCACGAGGTGACCGACGGTGACGCCAAGGCCCCGGCCCGCGCCATGCTGCGCGCGGTGGGCATGGGCGACGACGACTTCGCGAAGCCGCAGATCGGTGTGGCCTCGTCGTGGAACGAGATCACCCCCTGCAACCTGAGCCTGGACCGGCTGGCCAAGGCCGTGAAGACCGGCGTGCACGAGGGCGGCGGGTTCCCGCTGGAGTTCGGCACCATCTCGGTCTCCGACGGCATCTCCATGGGCCACGAGGGCATGCGCGCCTCGCTGGTGTCCCGCGAGGTCATCGCCGACTCGGTGGAGACCGTCGTGTTCGCCGAGCGGCTGGACGGCTCGGTGCTGCTGGCCGGCTGCGACAAGTCGCTGCCCGGCATGCTGATGGCCGCGGCCCGCCTGGACCTCGCCGCGGTGTTCCTCTACGCCGGCGCCACGATGCCCGGCAAGCTCGGTGACCGGGACCTCACGATCATCGACGTCTTCGAGGGCGTCGGCGCCTGCGCGGCCGGCAAGATCACTCGCGAGGAGCTCACCGCGATCGAGAAGGCGACCTGTCCCGGTGAGGGTGCCTGCGGCGGCATGTACACCGCCAACACCATGGCCTCGGCCGCCGAGGCGCTGGGCATGAGCCTGCCCGGCAGCGCCGCCCCGCCGGCCCCGGACAAGCGCCGGGACGGCTACGCCGTGGAGTCCGGCAAGGCCGTCGTGGAGCTGCTGCGCCAGGGCATCACCGCCCGCGACATCATGACCAAGGAGGCGTTCGAGAACGCCATCACCGTGGTCATGGCCCTCGGTGGCTCGACCAACGCCGTGCTGCACCTGCTGGCCATCGCGCACGAGGCCGACGTCGACCTCACCCTCGACGACTTCAACCGGATCGGCGACAAGACCCCGCACCTGGCCGACGTGAAGCCCTTCGGCCGCTTCGTGATGACCGACATCGACCGCATCGGCGGGGTGCCGGTGGTCATGAAGGCGCTGCTGGACGCCGGGCTGCTGCACGGGGACTGCCTGACCGTCACGGGGAGGACGATGGCCGAGAACCTCGCGCACATCGGCCCGCAGGACCCCGACGGCGCGATCATCCGGGCGATGGACGACCCGATCCACAAGACCGGTGGCCTCACCGTCCTGCGCGGTTCGCTGTCGCCGGACGGCGCGGTCGTCAAGAGCGCCGGCTTCGACGCCGAGGTCTTCGACGGCACCGCCCGGGTGTTCGACGGTGAGGCCGGCGCGATGGCCGCGGTCACCGAGGGCACGCTGAAGCACGGCGACGTCGTGGTCATCCGCTACGAGGGCCCCCGGGGCGGGCCCGGCATGCGCGAGATGCTGGCCGTCACCGGGGCGATCAAGGGCGCCGGGCTGGGCAAGGACGTCCTGCTGCTCACCGACGGCCGGTTCTCCGGGGGGACGACGGGGCTGTGCGTGGGCCACATCGCCCCCGAGGCCGCCGACGGCGGTCCGATCGCCTTCATCCGCGACGGCGACCGGATCGTCCTCGACCTCGCCGCCCGCACCCTGGACCTGCACGTCGACGCCGACGAGCTGGCCCGCCGGGCCGAGGGCTGGGCCCCGCCGGCCCCGCGCTACACCCGGGGCGTCCTCGCCAAGTACGCCAAGCTCGTCGGTTCGGCCGCCCAGGGCGCCATCTGCGGGTGA
- a CDS encoding PH domain-containing protein, which produces MNTAQLRMSRTALVPVVILLVCVVPIAGAAWWGLPLLLVPVVAAAWVLRVGVDVGAAGVTPRSLLTARTVPWDQVAGIRVGEDQDLWLVRTTGTEVRLPVVRARDLPQLSAASAGRIPDPSAP; this is translated from the coding sequence GTGAACACAGCACAGCTGCGGATGAGCCGCACGGCGTTGGTCCCCGTCGTGATCCTGCTGGTGTGCGTCGTCCCGATCGCCGGCGCCGCGTGGTGGGGTCTCCCGCTGCTGCTGGTGCCCGTCGTCGCCGCGGCCTGGGTGCTGCGGGTCGGCGTCGACGTCGGCGCCGCCGGGGTCACCCCGCGCAGCCTGCTGACCGCCCGCACCGTGCCCTGGGACCAGGTCGCCGGCATCCGGGTCGGCGAGGACCAGGACCTGTGGCTGGTGCGCACCACCGGCACCGAGGTCCGGCTCCCCGTCGTCCGCGCCCGGGACCTGCCCCAGCTGTCCGCCGCCTCCGCGGGCCGCATCCCCGACCCCAGCGCCCCCTGA